A portion of the Nomia melanderi isolate GNS246 chromosome 2, iyNomMela1, whole genome shotgun sequence genome contains these proteins:
- the Dna2 gene encoding DNA replication helicase/nuclease 2 isoform X3: protein MFQLRMKKIDPTSKKNDSVHSTKQSQKKISLYFAKASKDDASKKNGTLTIDNYKQKNNLSTGASSTKRKVTEDSKLEENQPKIVKYDSVIDVQKSRKVQEPIDESDIIYDNMFCDKVEGIEDASPKENIINAEYKENLCSGGCETASCKTNGEIIQSQRHDNALLIIDDNNFINTYIRDNNKDAIKNADAYSDDKQLDELEKCYDKSDSVLETCIIDDFNDCFEEEWSPVSQLNFNSLQRCKVTHIERRCNDLSLTVEDEEDSALSDTVLCSGFWKDAKLEENDIVAIQARKENSHWVVDNNSGFLVVHPDVLISGTTIVGALFCSRKAVLAEKFRKLETLPFFKGDQTALVVGSLAHQLLQKAMSRNICQISDIRKLMDSILQSKETTDTLYASEIEFNRCKEQMLTLVPRISEFIQHYLKDKKQQEISSRKDNFKGKITHIYDIEENIWLPKLGMKGKVDATVEVSLNSNRRIMPLEIKTGKPSFSLEHRGQIILYIMMMALTGQDTDTGLLLYLRENNMQEIKGVHPEKRDLVLLRNTLANYFAPKSVEKLSNFASESNGQTLELPEPINHHSACSKCSYNALCCAYLNRDTGLQLSESHPLTKLGREILNKISSAHIDYLMKWVSLLQIEETAQSSGVIIKHMWMISPEKREAKKTCISNLKVIGKVVEYDSKYQHTLVRANSSKNHSNIAVLSMEFTENEYILVSTNKRINISAGFIVNIKEDSVTVLLDRDITKYNIDEFFHIDKYSSSGLFSFNLANVGGLMSDNEVCEKLRNIVIDKKPATFVKELPHSITVKSAPLLKGLNENQQRAVLKAMTANDYILIKGMPGTGKTQTLVALIQLLHATGHSVLITAHTNSAVDNILLRLLNKGVTCYGAHHALLGKRTFDVCVVDESAQALQPAVLRPLYSARKFVLVGDPDQLPPIIKSKVARKLGADESLFARLDSDNNTVKLTKQYRMNKDIMRLANKLTYNDMLEAGNTLIENATLNATHINNLLKQERWIQKVLSQDINDSVIILNTGCINDLKTPFESNDKYSKINQKCSNIWEAAIISKLLKTMLEVGVKLQNVGVIAPYRAHVSLLKEIVNKDVEVNTVDQYQGRDKDIIIYSCARSLSDNSDIKEDLEILGDHRRLTVAITRAKHKLIVVVDKYTLSKYTAFKKLFNLVEEKNIINLCDGQNDFSWKSLMSLL from the exons atgttccaACTGAGAATGAAGAAAATTGATCCGACGTCGAAAAAG AATGACTCAGTTCACAGCACAAAGCAATCTCAAAAgaaaatatcattatattttgCAAAGGCTTCTAAAGATGATGCATCAAAAAAGAATGGTACTCTgacaattgataattataaacaaaaaaacaatttaTCCACAGGAGCATCATCTACAAAAAGAAAGGTAACAGAAGACTCAAAATTGGAAGAAAATCAGCCAAAGATTGTTAAGTATGACAGTGTAATTGATGTGCAGAAATCAAGGAAAGTGCAAGAACCAATTGATGAGTCTGAcataatttatgataatatgTTCTGTGATAAAGTAGAAGGCATTGAAGATGCATCTCCTAAGGAAAATATAATCAATGCGGAATATAAGGAAAATTTATGCTCAGGTGGCTGTGAAACTGCATCATGTAAAACAAACGGAGAGATTATACAATCACAAAGGCATGATAATGCATTATTAATCATTGATgacaataattttatcaatactTATATAAGAGATAATAATAAAGATGCCATAAAAAATGCTGATGCATACAGTGATGATAAACAGTTAGATgaattagaaaaatgttatgATAAGTCTGATTCTGTGTTAGAAACATGTATTATAGATGATTTTAATGATTGCTTTGAGGAAGAATGGTCTCCAGTTAGTCaactaaattttaattctttgcagAGATGTAAAGTCACTCATATAGAAAGAAGATGTAATGATCTATCGTTAACTGTGGAAGATGAAGAAGATTCTGCACTTAGTGATACTGTTTTGTGTTCAGGTTTTTG gaAGGACGCAAAGCTAGAAGAAAATGATATTGTTGCTATACAAGCAAGGAAAGAAAACTCACATTGGGTTGTGGATAATAATAGTGGCTTTCTTGTTGTCCATCCAGATGTATTGATATCTGGAACAACAATAGTTGGAGCCTTATTTTGCAGTAGAAAAGCAGTATTAGCAGAGAAATTTAGGAAGCTAGAAACACTGCCATTTTTTAAAGGTGATCAAACAGCTTTAGTTGTAGGAAGCTTAGCCCATCAGTTATTGCAAAAG GCGATGAGTAGAAATATTTGTCAGATATCGGATATTAGAAAGTTAATGGATAGTATATTACAATCCAAAGAAACAACTGATACGCTTTATGCATCAGAAATTGAATTCAATAGATGTAAGGAACAAATGTTAACACTTGTACCACGTATATCTGAATTTATTCAACACTATCTAAAAG ATAAAAAACAACAAGAAATAAGTAGTAGAAAAGATAATTTCAAAGGAAAGATCACTCATATATATGATATAGAGGAAAATATTTGGCTTCCTAAGTTAGGTATGAAAGGTAAAGTGGATGCCACGGTAGAAGTTAGTTTAAATTCAAATAGAAGAATCATGCCTCTTGAAATAAAGACTGGTAAaccttcattttcattagaACATAGGGgtcaaattattttgtatattatgatGATGGCTCTTACGGGTCAAGATACAGATACAGGCCTGCTGTTGTATCTCAG GGAAAACAATATGCAAGAAATCAAGGGTGTACATCCTGAAAAAAGAGACTTGgtattattaagaaatacttTAGCTAATTACTTTGCTCCCAAATCAGTAGAAAAGTTGTCAAATTTTGCTTCCGAATCAAACGGGCAAACATTAGAATTACCAGAACCAATCAATCATCACAGTGCTTGTTCGAAATGCTCTTACAATGCATTGTGCTGCGCATATTTAAACAGAGATACGGGACTGCAATTATCTGAATCGCATCCGTTAACGAAACTTGGcagagaaattttaaacaaaatcagCAGTGCTCATATCGACTATCTCATGAAATGGGTCTCGTTGTTACAAATAGAGGAGACAGCTCAATCCTCTGGTGTTATAATAAAACATATGTGGATGATAAGTCCAGAAAAAAG GGAGGCGAAGAAAACTTGCATTTCCAACTTGAAAGTAATAGGAAAAGTCGTTGAATACGATTCCAAGTATCAACATACATTAGTTCGTGCAAATTCGAGTAAAAATCACTCTAACATCGCTGTCCTGTCCATGGAGTTCACCGAAAACGAGTACATTTTAGTGAGCACAAACAAAAGAATAAACATATCAGCAGGATTCATAGTGAACATAAAAGAAGACTCTGTGACTGTTTTATTAGATAG GGACATCACTAAGTACAACATCGACGAATTCTTTCATATAGATAAATATTCATCGTCCGGCTTATTCTCTTTTAATCTTGCCAATGTGGGTGGGTTGATGAGTGACAATGAAGTATGTGAAAAATTACGAAACATTGTGATAGATAA GAAACCAGCGACGTTCGTGAAAGAATTGCCGCATTCTATCACAGTCAAATCCGCGCCTTTACTGAAAGGATTAAACGAGAATCAACAAAGAGCAGTTTTGAAGGCAATGACCGCCAATgactatattttaattaaggGAATGCCTGGTACAGGCAAAACGCAAACTCTAGTAGCATTGATACAGCTGTTACACGCAACAGGACATTCTGTTTTAATTACAGCTCACACGAATAGCGCCGTGGATAATATCTTATTAAGACTTCTGAACAAAG GTGTTACTTGTTACGGTGCCCATCATGCACTTCTGGGTAAACGAACGTTCGACGTATGCGTTGTGGATGAAAGTGCTCAAGCGTTGCAGCCAGCAGTATTAAGACCTTTGTACAGTGCACGTAAATTTGTTCTCGTGGGAGATCCTGATCAACTTCCACCTATCATTAAAAGTAAAGTGGCCAG GAAATTGGGTGCAGACGAATCTCTGTTCGCTCGATTAGACAGTGACAATAATACTGTAAAGTTAACAAAACAGTATAGAATGAATAAAGATATTATGCGTTTAGCGAACAAATTAACGTACAATGACATGTTAGAAGCAGGAAATACGTTAATTGAAAATGCTACATTGAACGCCACACATATCAac AATCTACTAAAACAAGAGAGGTGGATACAAAAGGTGCTATCGCAAGATATAAAtgattctgtaattattttgaatacagGGTGTATTAACGACTTGAAAACACCTTTTGAAAGTAAcgataaatattcgaaaataaatcagaaatgtTCTAATATATGGGAAGCTGCCATAATCTCCAAACTATTAAAGACTATGTTAGAG GTAGGTGTGAAACTCCAGAATGTAGGAGTAATTGCACCGTACAGAGCGCATGTTagtttattgaaagaaattgttaataaagaTGTCGAAGTGAATACGGTTGATCAATACCAAGGACGTGACAaggatattataatatactctTGTGCGCGAAGTTTATCCGATAACAGTGACATAAAAGAG GACCTTGAAATATTGGGGGATCATAGAAGATTAACCGTAGCCATAACGAGGGCGAAGCATAAATTAATTGTCGTCGTGGATAAATATACTCTATCGAAGTACACAGcgttcaaaaaattatttaacttggtcgaagaaaaaaatataataaatttgtgcGATGGGCAAAACGACTTTTCATGGAAAAGCTTGATGtctttattataa
- the Dna2 gene encoding DNA replication helicase/nuclease 2 isoform X1 produces the protein MFQLRMKKIDPTSKKNDSVHSTKQSQKKISLYFAKASKDDASKKNGTLTIDNYKQKNNLSTGASSTKRKVTEDSKLEENQPKIVKYDSVIDVQKSRKVQEPIDESDIIYDNMFCDKVEGIEDASPKENIINAEYKENLCSGGCETASCKTNGEIIQSQRHDNALLIIDDNNFINTYIRDNNKDAIKNADAYSDDKQLDELEKCYDKSDSVLETCIIDDFNDCFEEEWSPVSQLNFNSLQRCKVTHIERRCNDLSLTVEDEEDSALSDTVLCSGFWKDAKLEENDIVAIQARKENSHWVVDNNSGFLVVHPDVLISGTTIVGALFCSRKAVLAEKFRKLETLPFFKGDQTALVVGSLAHQLLQKAMSRNICQISDIRKLMDSILQSKETTDTLYASEIEFNRCKEQMLTLVPRISEFIQHYLKDKKQQEISSRKDNFKGKITHIYDIEENIWLPKLGMKGKVDATVEVSLNSNRRIMPLEIKTGKPSFSLEHRGQIILYIMMMALTGQDTDTGLLLYLRENNMQEIKGVHPEKRDLVLLRNTLANYFAPKSVEKLSNFASESNGQTLELPEPINHHSACSKCSYNALCCAYLNRDTGLQLSESHPLTKLGREILNKISSAHIDYLMKWVSLLQIEETAQSSGVIIKHMWMISPEKREAKKTCISNLKVIGKVVEYDSKYQHTLVRANSSKNHSNIAVLSMEFTENEYILVSTNKRINISAGFIVNIKEDSVTVLLDRDITKYNIDEFFHIDKYSSSGLFSFNLANVGGLMSDNEVCEKLRNIVIDKKPATFVKELPHSITVKSAPLLKGLNENQQRAVLKAMTANDYILIKGMPGTGKTQTLVALIQLLHATGHSVLITAHTNSAVDNILLRLLNKGIDFLRLGSSIYSSLKHASETYATANCDSPESLEKVYSSKNVVGVTCYGAHHALLGKRTFDVCVVDESAQALQPAVLRPLYSARKFVLVGDPDQLPPIIKSKVARKLGADESLFARLDSDNNTVKLTKQYRMNKDIMRLANKLTYNDMLEAGNTLIENATLNATHINNLLKQERWIQKVLSQDINDSVIILNTGCINDLKTPFESNDKYSKINQKCSNIWEAAIISKLLKTMLEVGVKLQNVGVIAPYRAHVSLLKEIVNKDVEVNTVDQYQGRDKDIIIYSCARSLSDNSDIKEDLEILGDHRRLTVAITRAKHKLIVVVDKYTLSKYTAFKKLFNLVEEKNIINLCDGQNDFSWKSLMSLL, from the exons atgttccaACTGAGAATGAAGAAAATTGATCCGACGTCGAAAAAG AATGACTCAGTTCACAGCACAAAGCAATCTCAAAAgaaaatatcattatattttgCAAAGGCTTCTAAAGATGATGCATCAAAAAAGAATGGTACTCTgacaattgataattataaacaaaaaaacaatttaTCCACAGGAGCATCATCTACAAAAAGAAAGGTAACAGAAGACTCAAAATTGGAAGAAAATCAGCCAAAGATTGTTAAGTATGACAGTGTAATTGATGTGCAGAAATCAAGGAAAGTGCAAGAACCAATTGATGAGTCTGAcataatttatgataatatgTTCTGTGATAAAGTAGAAGGCATTGAAGATGCATCTCCTAAGGAAAATATAATCAATGCGGAATATAAGGAAAATTTATGCTCAGGTGGCTGTGAAACTGCATCATGTAAAACAAACGGAGAGATTATACAATCACAAAGGCATGATAATGCATTATTAATCATTGATgacaataattttatcaatactTATATAAGAGATAATAATAAAGATGCCATAAAAAATGCTGATGCATACAGTGATGATAAACAGTTAGATgaattagaaaaatgttatgATAAGTCTGATTCTGTGTTAGAAACATGTATTATAGATGATTTTAATGATTGCTTTGAGGAAGAATGGTCTCCAGTTAGTCaactaaattttaattctttgcagAGATGTAAAGTCACTCATATAGAAAGAAGATGTAATGATCTATCGTTAACTGTGGAAGATGAAGAAGATTCTGCACTTAGTGATACTGTTTTGTGTTCAGGTTTTTG gaAGGACGCAAAGCTAGAAGAAAATGATATTGTTGCTATACAAGCAAGGAAAGAAAACTCACATTGGGTTGTGGATAATAATAGTGGCTTTCTTGTTGTCCATCCAGATGTATTGATATCTGGAACAACAATAGTTGGAGCCTTATTTTGCAGTAGAAAAGCAGTATTAGCAGAGAAATTTAGGAAGCTAGAAACACTGCCATTTTTTAAAGGTGATCAAACAGCTTTAGTTGTAGGAAGCTTAGCCCATCAGTTATTGCAAAAG GCGATGAGTAGAAATATTTGTCAGATATCGGATATTAGAAAGTTAATGGATAGTATATTACAATCCAAAGAAACAACTGATACGCTTTATGCATCAGAAATTGAATTCAATAGATGTAAGGAACAAATGTTAACACTTGTACCACGTATATCTGAATTTATTCAACACTATCTAAAAG ATAAAAAACAACAAGAAATAAGTAGTAGAAAAGATAATTTCAAAGGAAAGATCACTCATATATATGATATAGAGGAAAATATTTGGCTTCCTAAGTTAGGTATGAAAGGTAAAGTGGATGCCACGGTAGAAGTTAGTTTAAATTCAAATAGAAGAATCATGCCTCTTGAAATAAAGACTGGTAAaccttcattttcattagaACATAGGGgtcaaattattttgtatattatgatGATGGCTCTTACGGGTCAAGATACAGATACAGGCCTGCTGTTGTATCTCAG GGAAAACAATATGCAAGAAATCAAGGGTGTACATCCTGAAAAAAGAGACTTGgtattattaagaaatacttTAGCTAATTACTTTGCTCCCAAATCAGTAGAAAAGTTGTCAAATTTTGCTTCCGAATCAAACGGGCAAACATTAGAATTACCAGAACCAATCAATCATCACAGTGCTTGTTCGAAATGCTCTTACAATGCATTGTGCTGCGCATATTTAAACAGAGATACGGGACTGCAATTATCTGAATCGCATCCGTTAACGAAACTTGGcagagaaattttaaacaaaatcagCAGTGCTCATATCGACTATCTCATGAAATGGGTCTCGTTGTTACAAATAGAGGAGACAGCTCAATCCTCTGGTGTTATAATAAAACATATGTGGATGATAAGTCCAGAAAAAAG GGAGGCGAAGAAAACTTGCATTTCCAACTTGAAAGTAATAGGAAAAGTCGTTGAATACGATTCCAAGTATCAACATACATTAGTTCGTGCAAATTCGAGTAAAAATCACTCTAACATCGCTGTCCTGTCCATGGAGTTCACCGAAAACGAGTACATTTTAGTGAGCACAAACAAAAGAATAAACATATCAGCAGGATTCATAGTGAACATAAAAGAAGACTCTGTGACTGTTTTATTAGATAG GGACATCACTAAGTACAACATCGACGAATTCTTTCATATAGATAAATATTCATCGTCCGGCTTATTCTCTTTTAATCTTGCCAATGTGGGTGGGTTGATGAGTGACAATGAAGTATGTGAAAAATTACGAAACATTGTGATAGATAA GAAACCAGCGACGTTCGTGAAAGAATTGCCGCATTCTATCACAGTCAAATCCGCGCCTTTACTGAAAGGATTAAACGAGAATCAACAAAGAGCAGTTTTGAAGGCAATGACCGCCAATgactatattttaattaaggGAATGCCTGGTACAGGCAAAACGCAAACTCTAGTAGCATTGATACAGCTGTTACACGCAACAGGACATTCTGTTTTAATTACAGCTCACACGAATAGCGCCGTGGATAATATCTTATTAAGACTTCTGAACAAAGGTATTGACTTCCTACGATTGGGTTCATCTATTTATTCATCGTTGAAGCACGCGAGCGAAACGTATGCAACTGCCAACTGCGATTCACCTGAAAGTTTAGAAAAAGTGTATTCCTCTAAA aatGTTGTAGGTGTTACTTGTTACGGTGCCCATCATGCACTTCTGGGTAAACGAACGTTCGACGTATGCGTTGTGGATGAAAGTGCTCAAGCGTTGCAGCCAGCAGTATTAAGACCTTTGTACAGTGCACGTAAATTTGTTCTCGTGGGAGATCCTGATCAACTTCCACCTATCATTAAAAGTAAAGTGGCCAG GAAATTGGGTGCAGACGAATCTCTGTTCGCTCGATTAGACAGTGACAATAATACTGTAAAGTTAACAAAACAGTATAGAATGAATAAAGATATTATGCGTTTAGCGAACAAATTAACGTACAATGACATGTTAGAAGCAGGAAATACGTTAATTGAAAATGCTACATTGAACGCCACACATATCAac AATCTACTAAAACAAGAGAGGTGGATACAAAAGGTGCTATCGCAAGATATAAAtgattctgtaattattttgaatacagGGTGTATTAACGACTTGAAAACACCTTTTGAAAGTAAcgataaatattcgaaaataaatcagaaatgtTCTAATATATGGGAAGCTGCCATAATCTCCAAACTATTAAAGACTATGTTAGAG GTAGGTGTGAAACTCCAGAATGTAGGAGTAATTGCACCGTACAGAGCGCATGTTagtttattgaaagaaattgttaataaagaTGTCGAAGTGAATACGGTTGATCAATACCAAGGACGTGACAaggatattataatatactctTGTGCGCGAAGTTTATCCGATAACAGTGACATAAAAGAG GACCTTGAAATATTGGGGGATCATAGAAGATTAACCGTAGCCATAACGAGGGCGAAGCATAAATTAATTGTCGTCGTGGATAAATATACTCTATCGAAGTACACAGcgttcaaaaaattatttaacttggtcgaagaaaaaaatataataaatttgtgcGATGGGCAAAACGACTTTTCATGGAAAAGCTTGATGtctttattataa
- the Dna2 gene encoding DNA replication helicase/nuclease 2 isoform X2 — protein MFQLRMKKIDPTSKKNDSVHSTKQSQKKISLYFAKASKDDASKKNGTLTIDNYKQKNNLSTGASSTKRKKSRKVQEPIDESDIIYDNMFCDKVEGIEDASPKENIINAEYKENLCSGGCETASCKTNGEIIQSQRHDNALLIIDDNNFINTYIRDNNKDAIKNADAYSDDKQLDELEKCYDKSDSVLETCIIDDFNDCFEEEWSPVSQLNFNSLQRCKVTHIERRCNDLSLTVEDEEDSALSDTVLCSGFWKDAKLEENDIVAIQARKENSHWVVDNNSGFLVVHPDVLISGTTIVGALFCSRKAVLAEKFRKLETLPFFKGDQTALVVGSLAHQLLQKAMSRNICQISDIRKLMDSILQSKETTDTLYASEIEFNRCKEQMLTLVPRISEFIQHYLKDKKQQEISSRKDNFKGKITHIYDIEENIWLPKLGMKGKVDATVEVSLNSNRRIMPLEIKTGKPSFSLEHRGQIILYIMMMALTGQDTDTGLLLYLRENNMQEIKGVHPEKRDLVLLRNTLANYFAPKSVEKLSNFASESNGQTLELPEPINHHSACSKCSYNALCCAYLNRDTGLQLSESHPLTKLGREILNKISSAHIDYLMKWVSLLQIEETAQSSGVIIKHMWMISPEKREAKKTCISNLKVIGKVVEYDSKYQHTLVRANSSKNHSNIAVLSMEFTENEYILVSTNKRINISAGFIVNIKEDSVTVLLDRDITKYNIDEFFHIDKYSSSGLFSFNLANVGGLMSDNEVCEKLRNIVIDKKPATFVKELPHSITVKSAPLLKGLNENQQRAVLKAMTANDYILIKGMPGTGKTQTLVALIQLLHATGHSVLITAHTNSAVDNILLRLLNKGIDFLRLGSSIYSSLKHASETYATANCDSPESLEKVYSSKNVVGVTCYGAHHALLGKRTFDVCVVDESAQALQPAVLRPLYSARKFVLVGDPDQLPPIIKSKVARKLGADESLFARLDSDNNTVKLTKQYRMNKDIMRLANKLTYNDMLEAGNTLIENATLNATHINNLLKQERWIQKVLSQDINDSVIILNTGCINDLKTPFESNDKYSKINQKCSNIWEAAIISKLLKTMLEVGVKLQNVGVIAPYRAHVSLLKEIVNKDVEVNTVDQYQGRDKDIIIYSCARSLSDNSDIKEDLEILGDHRRLTVAITRAKHKLIVVVDKYTLSKYTAFKKLFNLVEEKNIINLCDGQNDFSWKSLMSLL, from the exons atgttccaACTGAGAATGAAGAAAATTGATCCGACGTCGAAAAAG AATGACTCAGTTCACAGCACAAAGCAATCTCAAAAgaaaatatcattatattttgCAAAGGCTTCTAAAGATGATGCATCAAAAAAGAATGGTACTCTgacaattgataattataaacaaaaaaacaatttaTCCACAGGAGCATCATCTACAAAAAGAAAG AAATCAAGGAAAGTGCAAGAACCAATTGATGAGTCTGAcataatttatgataatatgTTCTGTGATAAAGTAGAAGGCATTGAAGATGCATCTCCTAAGGAAAATATAATCAATGCGGAATATAAGGAAAATTTATGCTCAGGTGGCTGTGAAACTGCATCATGTAAAACAAACGGAGAGATTATACAATCACAAAGGCATGATAATGCATTATTAATCATTGATgacaataattttatcaatactTATATAAGAGATAATAATAAAGATGCCATAAAAAATGCTGATGCATACAGTGATGATAAACAGTTAGATgaattagaaaaatgttatgATAAGTCTGATTCTGTGTTAGAAACATGTATTATAGATGATTTTAATGATTGCTTTGAGGAAGAATGGTCTCCAGTTAGTCaactaaattttaattctttgcagAGATGTAAAGTCACTCATATAGAAAGAAGATGTAATGATCTATCGTTAACTGTGGAAGATGAAGAAGATTCTGCACTTAGTGATACTGTTTTGTGTTCAGGTTTTTG gaAGGACGCAAAGCTAGAAGAAAATGATATTGTTGCTATACAAGCAAGGAAAGAAAACTCACATTGGGTTGTGGATAATAATAGTGGCTTTCTTGTTGTCCATCCAGATGTATTGATATCTGGAACAACAATAGTTGGAGCCTTATTTTGCAGTAGAAAAGCAGTATTAGCAGAGAAATTTAGGAAGCTAGAAACACTGCCATTTTTTAAAGGTGATCAAACAGCTTTAGTTGTAGGAAGCTTAGCCCATCAGTTATTGCAAAAG GCGATGAGTAGAAATATTTGTCAGATATCGGATATTAGAAAGTTAATGGATAGTATATTACAATCCAAAGAAACAACTGATACGCTTTATGCATCAGAAATTGAATTCAATAGATGTAAGGAACAAATGTTAACACTTGTACCACGTATATCTGAATTTATTCAACACTATCTAAAAG ATAAAAAACAACAAGAAATAAGTAGTAGAAAAGATAATTTCAAAGGAAAGATCACTCATATATATGATATAGAGGAAAATATTTGGCTTCCTAAGTTAGGTATGAAAGGTAAAGTGGATGCCACGGTAGAAGTTAGTTTAAATTCAAATAGAAGAATCATGCCTCTTGAAATAAAGACTGGTAAaccttcattttcattagaACATAGGGgtcaaattattttgtatattatgatGATGGCTCTTACGGGTCAAGATACAGATACAGGCCTGCTGTTGTATCTCAG GGAAAACAATATGCAAGAAATCAAGGGTGTACATCCTGAAAAAAGAGACTTGgtattattaagaaatacttTAGCTAATTACTTTGCTCCCAAATCAGTAGAAAAGTTGTCAAATTTTGCTTCCGAATCAAACGGGCAAACATTAGAATTACCAGAACCAATCAATCATCACAGTGCTTGTTCGAAATGCTCTTACAATGCATTGTGCTGCGCATATTTAAACAGAGATACGGGACTGCAATTATCTGAATCGCATCCGTTAACGAAACTTGGcagagaaattttaaacaaaatcagCAGTGCTCATATCGACTATCTCATGAAATGGGTCTCGTTGTTACAAATAGAGGAGACAGCTCAATCCTCTGGTGTTATAATAAAACATATGTGGATGATAAGTCCAGAAAAAAG GGAGGCGAAGAAAACTTGCATTTCCAACTTGAAAGTAATAGGAAAAGTCGTTGAATACGATTCCAAGTATCAACATACATTAGTTCGTGCAAATTCGAGTAAAAATCACTCTAACATCGCTGTCCTGTCCATGGAGTTCACCGAAAACGAGTACATTTTAGTGAGCACAAACAAAAGAATAAACATATCAGCAGGATTCATAGTGAACATAAAAGAAGACTCTGTGACTGTTTTATTAGATAG GGACATCACTAAGTACAACATCGACGAATTCTTTCATATAGATAAATATTCATCGTCCGGCTTATTCTCTTTTAATCTTGCCAATGTGGGTGGGTTGATGAGTGACAATGAAGTATGTGAAAAATTACGAAACATTGTGATAGATAA GAAACCAGCGACGTTCGTGAAAGAATTGCCGCATTCTATCACAGTCAAATCCGCGCCTTTACTGAAAGGATTAAACGAGAATCAACAAAGAGCAGTTTTGAAGGCAATGACCGCCAATgactatattttaattaaggGAATGCCTGGTACAGGCAAAACGCAAACTCTAGTAGCATTGATACAGCTGTTACACGCAACAGGACATTCTGTTTTAATTACAGCTCACACGAATAGCGCCGTGGATAATATCTTATTAAGACTTCTGAACAAAGGTATTGACTTCCTACGATTGGGTTCATCTATTTATTCATCGTTGAAGCACGCGAGCGAAACGTATGCAACTGCCAACTGCGATTCACCTGAAAGTTTAGAAAAAGTGTATTCCTCTAAA aatGTTGTAGGTGTTACTTGTTACGGTGCCCATCATGCACTTCTGGGTAAACGAACGTTCGACGTATGCGTTGTGGATGAAAGTGCTCAAGCGTTGCAGCCAGCAGTATTAAGACCTTTGTACAGTGCACGTAAATTTGTTCTCGTGGGAGATCCTGATCAACTTCCACCTATCATTAAAAGTAAAGTGGCCAG GAAATTGGGTGCAGACGAATCTCTGTTCGCTCGATTAGACAGTGACAATAATACTGTAAAGTTAACAAAACAGTATAGAATGAATAAAGATATTATGCGTTTAGCGAACAAATTAACGTACAATGACATGTTAGAAGCAGGAAATACGTTAATTGAAAATGCTACATTGAACGCCACACATATCAac AATCTACTAAAACAAGAGAGGTGGATACAAAAGGTGCTATCGCAAGATATAAAtgattctgtaattattttgaatacagGGTGTATTAACGACTTGAAAACACCTTTTGAAAGTAAcgataaatattcgaaaataaatcagaaatgtTCTAATATATGGGAAGCTGCCATAATCTCCAAACTATTAAAGACTATGTTAGAG GTAGGTGTGAAACTCCAGAATGTAGGAGTAATTGCACCGTACAGAGCGCATGTTagtttattgaaagaaattgttaataaagaTGTCGAAGTGAATACGGTTGATCAATACCAAGGACGTGACAaggatattataatatactctTGTGCGCGAAGTTTATCCGATAACAGTGACATAAAAGAG GACCTTGAAATATTGGGGGATCATAGAAGATTAACCGTAGCCATAACGAGGGCGAAGCATAAATTAATTGTCGTCGTGGATAAATATACTCTATCGAAGTACACAGcgttcaaaaaattatttaacttggtcgaagaaaaaaatataataaatttgtgcGATGGGCAAAACGACTTTTCATGGAAAAGCTTGATGtctttattataa